A region from the Salidesulfovibrio onnuriiensis genome encodes:
- a CDS encoding efflux RND transporter periplasmic adaptor subunit, which produces MKRLIFVLSCVVLLFAQGCGGEPEQVQAPIRPVKIVVVDERGAGMQWTFAGTAEDALETDLSFRVGGKIIEFPGDQIGRKFAKDEVIARLDPADYELELREAKANMEQIRANYVRAKADFERNAELYERKVISKSEMDQADADFKSYEAQLNASAKKLDIARKQLSYTTLNAPFDGWIGKVHTKVHQNVASGQAVASLNAGRQMKMYITVPDVLISQVSEGDAVEVRFDALPGMAMAGKVMEISPESSAGSGYPVKVYLDNADKLVRSGMSGQVCFMGRSERKSSYFLPPVAVVGESTGTRSVWVVDRKTSTVQRKDVSVGRLTEGGLEILNGVKAGDMVVIRGVHRLKDGLKVRFNSNGTEG; this is translated from the coding sequence ATGAAACGTCTCATCTTTGTCCTTTCTTGTGTCGTCCTGCTTTTCGCGCAGGGCTGCGGCGGTGAACCCGAACAGGTCCAGGCTCCGATCCGTCCCGTGAAGATCGTGGTGGTGGACGAGCGCGGCGCCGGAATGCAGTGGACCTTTGCGGGCACCGCCGAGGACGCCCTGGAAACCGACCTCTCCTTCCGCGTGGGTGGCAAGATCATCGAATTCCCCGGCGACCAGATCGGCCGCAAGTTCGCCAAGGACGAGGTCATCGCCCGGCTGGACCCGGCGGACTATGAACTGGAGTTGCGCGAGGCCAAGGCCAACATGGAGCAGATCCGGGCCAATTACGTGCGCGCCAAGGCCGACTTTGAGCGCAATGCCGAACTCTACGAGCGCAAGGTCATTTCCAAGAGCGAAATGGACCAGGCCGATGCGGACTTCAAGTCCTACGAGGCCCAGCTCAACGCCTCGGCCAAAAAGCTGGACATCGCGCGCAAGCAGCTTTCCTACACCACCCTGAACGCCCCGTTCGACGGCTGGATCGGCAAGGTGCACACCAAGGTGCACCAGAACGTGGCCTCGGGTCAGGCCGTGGCCTCCCTCAACGCGGGCCGCCAGATGAAGATGTACATCACCGTTCCCGACGTGCTCATCTCCCAGGTGAGCGAAGGCGACGCCGTGGAGGTGCGCTTCGACGCCCTGCCCGGCATGGCCATGGCCGGAAAGGTCATGGAGATCAGCCCCGAGTCCAGCGCCGGTTCCGGGTATCCCGTGAAGGTCTACCTGGACAACGCCGACAAGCTGGTGCGCAGCGGCATGTCCGGCCAGGTCTGCTTCATGGGCCGTTCCGAACGCAAGAGCAGCTATTTCCTGCCCCCGGTGGCCGTGGTGGGCGAGTCCACGGGCACCCGTTCCGTCTGGGTGGTGGACCGCAAGACCTCCACGGTGCAGCGCAAGGATGTTTCCGTGGGGCGGCTCACCGAGGGCGGCCTTGAGATTCTCAACGGCGTCAAGGCGGGCGACATGGTCGTGATCCGCGGCGTGCACCGGCTCAAGGACGGCCTCAAGGTCCGCTTCAACAGCAACGGGACGGAGGGCTAG
- a CDS encoding efflux RND transporter permease subunit yields MNLARWCIENNRTSIALFLIIALGGVMTFINIPKDEDPDFTIRAALVMTQFPGASPQRVEELVTDKLEEKIRELSDLKSVESQSMAGLSIIKVEFLDKLKNMEPVWQKLRNKVDDAAPDLPAEARTPVVNDEFGDVFGILVTLTGDGFSYRELKDAADDLRDQILKLDGVGKVERWGVQDERIFVDFSNSRMAAAGISPFALAQIIDHQNTIQPSGSTQVGPERIVIEPTGEFEGEQDIYSLAIRPTGEKSSVRLADVTAITRGFADPPSTMVRYNGDSALILAVSMAGGGNISELGKRVTERLDELEQNMYQGLDLGVLVFQPDYVDAAISDFMINLLESFVFVVVIILLFAGLRTGLVAGSLVPMAMLACIGLMPYFDVGLQRISIASLIISLGILVDNGVVVSEAILVRLASGQERLKAVTGAVSELWMPLLAASLTTVFAFLPIPLAENATGEFCFSLFIVVSLTLLCSWGLSMSMVPMMCYYVLKPKLQVPTYAGRIYTLYRRFLLFSLKHRAVFLAGILVLCAVSFWGFKFVPKMFFPPNERAQFTIDFWQPYGTDITATSERAAQLEKYLLADEGVDSVGVFIGHGGPRWYLPLNLEQKNDNLATFIVNTKTVEAVDQVIARTRHEMETRFPDADFSLNKLMNGPPTGAKLQIRISGPDIKSLYALRDKVADIVEEQPGITRVWDDWGQWTKKMLVEVDQDKAREAGLSSFDVAVSLQTSMSGLQASDYREGDTVIPIILRNDERFRGRLDKIDSLNVYSYDSGISVPLSQIASSRIDWQPSDIRRRDQTRTMTVKADVADGYYALTILGKVRPRIDALMKSNDWPMGYNVEYGGEFEKSVESQEAINANMPLAMGLLVLVLIFQFNSLRRPLIILLTLPPMMIGITWGMIATQAPFGFMAMLGMISLLGIIVNNAIMLIDRIEIQRGRGMSLADSIVLSAMERARPIIMTATTTIIGMVPLSLQGGEMWRPMANLIMSGLAVATVLTLVLCPVLYALFFKQKFTDYEWDPEIVKRGSDIPASAEN; encoded by the coding sequence GTGAATCTCGCCAGATGGTGCATCGAGAACAACCGCACCTCCATCGCCCTGTTCCTGATCATCGCCCTGGGCGGGGTGATGACCTTCATCAACATTCCCAAGGACGAGGACCCGGACTTCACCATCCGTGCGGCCCTGGTCATGACCCAGTTCCCGGGCGCTTCGCCCCAGCGCGTGGAGGAACTGGTCACGGACAAGCTCGAGGAAAAGATCCGCGAACTGAGCGACCTCAAGTCGGTCGAGTCCCAATCCATGGCCGGCCTGTCCATCATCAAGGTGGAGTTCCTGGACAAGCTCAAGAACATGGAGCCCGTGTGGCAGAAGCTGCGCAACAAGGTGGACGACGCCGCGCCGGACCTGCCTGCCGAGGCCCGTACCCCCGTGGTCAACGACGAGTTCGGCGACGTGTTCGGCATCCTTGTCACCCTGACCGGTGACGGGTTCTCCTACCGTGAGCTCAAGGACGCGGCCGACGACCTGCGCGACCAGATCCTCAAGCTGGACGGCGTGGGCAAGGTGGAACGCTGGGGCGTGCAGGACGAGCGCATTTTCGTGGATTTCTCCAACTCGCGCATGGCCGCCGCGGGCATCAGCCCCTTTGCCCTGGCCCAGATCATCGACCACCAGAACACCATCCAGCCCAGCGGTTCCACCCAGGTGGGCCCCGAGCGCATCGTCATCGAGCCCACGGGCGAATTCGAGGGCGAGCAGGACATTTATTCCCTGGCCATCCGGCCCACCGGCGAAAAGAGCTCCGTGCGTCTGGCGGACGTGACCGCCATCACCCGGGGATTTGCCGATCCGCCCTCCACCATGGTCCGGTACAACGGGGATTCCGCCCTGATCCTGGCCGTGTCCATGGCCGGCGGCGGCAACATCTCCGAGCTGGGCAAGCGCGTGACCGAGCGCCTGGATGAGCTGGAACAGAACATGTACCAGGGCTTGGACCTGGGCGTGCTCGTGTTCCAGCCCGACTACGTGGACGCGGCCATCAGCGACTTCATGATCAACCTGCTGGAGTCCTTCGTCTTCGTGGTGGTCATCATCCTGCTGTTCGCGGGCCTGCGCACCGGCCTGGTGGCCGGTTCCCTGGTGCCCATGGCCATGCTGGCCTGCATCGGGCTCATGCCCTATTTCGACGTGGGGCTGCAGCGCATCTCCATTGCCTCGCTCATCATTTCCCTGGGTATCCTGGTGGACAACGGGGTGGTGGTTTCCGAGGCCATCCTCGTGCGCTTGGCCTCGGGCCAGGAACGGCTCAAGGCCGTGACCGGCGCGGTGAGCGAGTTGTGGATGCCGCTGCTGGCCGCCTCCCTGACCACGGTGTTCGCCTTCCTGCCCATTCCCCTGGCCGAAAACGCCACGGGCGAGTTCTGCTTTTCGCTGTTCATCGTGGTCAGCCTGACCCTGCTGTGCTCCTGGGGGCTTTCCATGAGCATGGTGCCCATGATGTGCTACTACGTGCTCAAGCCCAAGCTGCAGGTGCCCACCTACGCGGGCAGGATCTACACCCTGTACCGCCGTTTCCTGCTCTTCTCCCTCAAGCACCGTGCCGTGTTCCTGGCCGGAATCCTGGTGCTCTGCGCCGTTTCCTTCTGGGGCTTCAAGTTCGTGCCCAAGATGTTCTTCCCGCCCAACGAGCGGGCCCAGTTCACCATCGACTTTTGGCAGCCTTACGGAACGGACATCACCGCCACTTCCGAACGCGCCGCCCAGCTGGAGAAATACCTGCTGGCGGATGAAGGCGTGGACAGCGTGGGTGTGTTCATCGGCCATGGCGGGCCGCGCTGGTACCTGCCGCTCAACCTGGAGCAGAAGAACGACAACCTGGCCACCTTCATCGTCAACACCAAGACCGTCGAGGCCGTGGACCAGGTCATTGCGCGCACGCGCCATGAAATGGAAACCCGGTTCCCGGATGCGGACTTCAGCCTCAACAAGCTCATGAACGGCCCGCCCACGGGGGCCAAGCTCCAGATCCGTATCTCCGGTCCGGACATCAAGTCCCTGTACGCCCTGCGCGACAAGGTGGCGGACATTGTGGAGGAACAGCCCGGCATCACCCGAGTCTGGGACGACTGGGGCCAGTGGACCAAGAAGATGCTGGTGGAAGTGGACCAGGACAAGGCGCGCGAGGCCGGGCTCTCCAGCTTCGACGTGGCCGTGAGCCTGCAGACGAGCATGAGCGGCCTCCAGGCCTCGGACTACCGCGAGGGCGATACGGTCATTCCCATTATCCTGCGCAACGACGAACGGTTCCGCGGGCGGCTGGACAAGATCGACAGCCTCAACGTCTATTCCTATGACAGCGGCATCAGCGTGCCTCTGAGCCAGATCGCCTCCTCGCGCATCGACTGGCAGCCCTCGGACATCCGCCGCAGGGACCAGACCAGGACCATGACCGTCAAGGCGGACGTGGCCGACGGCTATTACGCCCTGACCATTCTGGGCAAGGTGCGGCCGCGGATCGACGCGCTCATGAAGAGCAACGACTGGCCCATGGGCTACAACGTGGAATACGGCGGCGAGTTCGAGAAGAGCGTGGAGTCGCAGGAGGCCATCAACGCCAACATGCCGCTGGCCATGGGCCTGCTCGTGCTGGTGCTCATCTTCCAGTTCAACTCCCTGCGCAGGCCGCTCATCATCCTGCTGACCCTGCCGCCCATGATGATCGGCATCACCTGGGGCATGATCGCCACCCAGGCCCCGTTCGGGTTCATGGCCATGCTGGGCATGATCTCGCTGCTGGGCATCATCGTGAACAACGCCATCATGCTCATCGACCGCATCGAGATCCAGCGGGGCAGGGGCATGTCCCTGGCCGACAGCATCGTGCTCTCGGCCATGGAGCGGGCGCGGCCCATCATCATGACCGCCACCACCACCATCATCGGCATGGTGCCGCTCTCCCTGCAGGGCGGGGAAATGTGGCGGCCCATGGCCAACCTGATCATGTCCGGCCTAGCCGTGGCCACGGTGCTGACCCTGGTGCTCTGCCCGGTGCTCTACGCCCTGTTCTTCAAGCAGAAGTTCACGGACTACGAGTGGGACCCCGAGATCGTGAAGCGGGGGAGCGACATCCCGGCCAGCGCCGAGAACTAG
- a CDS encoding cysteine hydrolase family protein, with product MKDAVVVIDVQRGLFETEPPPFEADVVVARINAVTGHARSKGIPVIFVQHERERSVLAHAGEGWELHSGLEVSDGDIRVRKTTPDSFLRTDLEEVLKGGEIERLHVCGYASEFCVDTTVRSAAAHGYAVNIISDSHTTHDKEHLSGGSIREHHNRTLPDITSFGVTITTMTSGEFLRS from the coding sequence ATGAAAGATGCGGTCGTGGTCATCGATGTTCAGAGAGGGCTGTTCGAGACGGAGCCGCCTCCGTTCGAGGCCGATGTGGTGGTCGCCAGGATCAATGCCGTGACCGGCCATGCACGGAGCAAGGGCATTCCGGTCATCTTTGTTCAGCATGAGCGTGAGCGGAGCGTGCTGGCGCATGCGGGCGAAGGCTGGGAACTGCATTCCGGCCTTGAGGTTTCGGACGGTGACATCCGGGTCAGGAAGACCACTCCCGATTCCTTTCTGCGCACCGATCTGGAGGAGGTCCTCAAAGGCGGGGAGATCGAACGGCTGCATGTCTGCGGGTATGCCTCTGAGTTCTGCGTGGACACCACGGTGCGGAGCGCTGCGGCCCATGGCTACGCGGTCAACATCATCTCGGATTCCCACACCACACACGATAAGGAGCACTTGTCGGGCGGAAGCATTCGGGAGCATCACAACCGCACGCTGCCCGACATAACCAGCTTCGGCGTGACCATCACCACCATGACCAGCGGGGAGTTCCTCCGGTCGTGA
- a CDS encoding MGMT family protein, whose amino-acid sequence MTQNPFSRKVIALIRAIPAGRVASYGGIARLAGSPRAARQVVRLLHSSSRKECLPWHRVVNREGRIGLKDFEGYSEQKRRLELEGVEFGPHGRIYMERFEWRPTQEEARRIAPLDE is encoded by the coding sequence ATGACGCAGAATCCCTTTTCCCGGAAAGTCATCGCGCTCATCCGCGCCATTCCCGCAGGCCGGGTCGCCAGCTACGGCGGCATCGCCCGGCTGGCCGGAAGCCCGCGCGCGGCGCGCCAGGTGGTGCGGCTGCTGCACTCCTCCTCGCGCAAGGAATGCCTGCCCTGGCACCGGGTGGTCAACAGGGAGGGCCGCATCGGGCTCAAGGATTTCGAGGGCTACAGCGAACAGAAGCGCCGCCTGGAACTGGAGGGTGTGGAGTTCGGGCCCCACGGAAGAATATACATGGAGCGCTTCGAGTGGCGGCCCACGCAGGAGGAAGCGCGACGAATCGCACCATTGGATGAATGA
- a CDS encoding glutamine synthetase III: MSGYQVRRSVIEAITNYTPPTDTLDFSKTKPTDIFGCNVFSDKVMKRMLPKDVYKSLMNTKKSGEKLDPAIAGPVAAAMKEWALSKGATHYTHVFYPLTGLTAEKHDGFLSPDGEGGAIAEFDGSLLIQGEPDASSFPSGGLRATFEARGYTAWDVTNPAYILENPNGTFLCIPTAFVSWKGHALDKKTPLLRANQAINKSARRMLALFGNDNGEMVVSNAGPEQEYFLVDRNFYFARPDLMVCGRTLFGAKPAKGQELDDHYFGAIPRRVLSFMLEVERELYKLGVPVKTRHNEVAPGQFEIAPLYEQSNLATDHNQMIMTVLKSVAKRNGMACLLHEKPFAGINGSGKHLNYSLSSPSQGSLFNPGDTPHENMQFLVFTAATIRAVEKYGKLLRSCVASAGNDHRLGANEAPPAIISIYLGEQLSDIFDQIKQGGLKGCKKKGCLEVGVDTLPPLPMDAGDRNRTSPFAFTGNRFEFRAVGSNQSIAGAQVALNTMLSESLDFMADEIEKITKGDPKKLNEACQKVIQSIMKKHGQIIFNGDGYSEAWQKEAAKRGLPNLKTAPDALPSMTDKDVVKMFTSYGVFTKEELESRREIYHEQYNQHIQTESALVAKISKTIILPAAIRYQGELAKVCADMKTAGLKPTTGTLEDVTNKLRGLQNSTAELEKLMAQNSFKTVEAEARFRTDKILPAMLEVRKWADELEMVVADDLWSLPSYQEMLFIK; encoded by the coding sequence ATGAGTGGATACCAGGTGCGCCGCAGCGTCATAGAGGCCATCACCAACTATACCCCGCCCACGGATACCCTTGACTTTTCCAAGACCAAGCCCACCGATATCTTCGGGTGCAACGTCTTCAGCGACAAGGTCATGAAGCGCATGCTTCCCAAGGACGTCTACAAGTCCTTGATGAACACGAAAAAGTCTGGCGAAAAGCTCGACCCCGCCATTGCCGGCCCCGTGGCCGCCGCCATGAAGGAATGGGCCCTTTCCAAGGGCGCAACCCACTACACCCACGTGTTCTATCCCCTGACCGGCCTGACCGCGGAAAAGCACGACGGTTTCCTTTCCCCGGACGGTGAGGGCGGCGCCATTGCCGAATTCGACGGCAGCCTGCTCATCCAGGGCGAACCCGATGCCTCCAGCTTCCCGTCCGGCGGCCTGCGCGCCACCTTCGAAGCCCGCGGCTACACCGCCTGGGACGTGACCAACCCGGCTTACATCCTGGAAAACCCCAACGGCACCTTCCTGTGCATCCCCACGGCCTTCGTTTCCTGGAAGGGACACGCCCTGGACAAAAAAACCCCGCTGCTGCGCGCCAACCAGGCCATCAACAAGTCGGCCCGCCGCATGCTGGCCCTGTTCGGCAACGACAACGGCGAAATGGTCGTTTCCAACGCCGGCCCCGAGCAGGAATACTTCCTGGTTGACCGCAACTTCTATTTCGCCCGCCCGGACCTCATGGTCTGCGGACGGACCCTGTTCGGTGCCAAGCCCGCCAAGGGCCAGGAGCTGGACGACCACTACTTCGGCGCAATCCCCCGCCGCGTGCTGTCCTTCATGCTGGAAGTGGAGCGCGAACTCTACAAGCTGGGCGTACCGGTCAAGACCCGCCACAACGAAGTGGCTCCCGGCCAGTTCGAGATCGCCCCGCTCTACGAGCAATCCAACCTGGCCACCGACCACAACCAGATGATCATGACCGTGCTCAAGAGCGTGGCCAAGCGCAACGGCATGGCCTGCCTGCTGCACGAAAAACCCTTTGCCGGCATCAACGGTTCGGGCAAGCACCTGAACTACTCCCTTTCCTCGCCGTCCCAGGGCTCCCTGTTCAACCCGGGCGACACCCCGCATGAAAACATGCAGTTCCTGGTCTTCACTGCAGCCACCATCCGCGCCGTGGAAAAATACGGCAAGCTGCTGCGCTCCTGCGTGGCCTCCGCCGGCAACGACCACCGCCTGGGCGCCAACGAGGCTCCCCCGGCCATCATCTCCATCTACCTGGGTGAGCAGCTGTCCGACATCTTCGATCAGATCAAGCAGGGCGGCCTCAAGGGCTGCAAGAAGAAAGGCTGCCTGGAAGTGGGCGTCGACACCCTGCCGCCCCTGCCCATGGACGCGGGCGACCGCAACCGCACCAGCCCCTTCGCCTTCACCGGCAACCGCTTCGAATTCCGCGCCGTGGGCTCCAACCAGTCCATTGCCGGGGCACAGGTGGCCCTGAACACCATGTTGTCGGAATCCCTGGACTTCATGGCCGACGAGATCGAAAAGATCACCAAGGGCGATCCCAAGAAGCTCAATGAAGCCTGCCAGAAGGTCATCCAGAGCATCATGAAGAAGCACGGTCAGATCATCTTCAACGGCGACGGCTACTCCGAAGCCTGGCAGAAGGAAGCCGCCAAGCGCGGGCTGCCCAACCTGAAGACCGCTCCTGACGCCCTGCCTTCCATGACCGACAAGGACGTGGTCAAGATGTTCACCTCCTACGGTGTGTTCACTAAGGAAGAGCTGGAATCCCGCCGCGAAATCTACCACGAGCAGTACAACCAGCACATCCAGACCGAATCCGCGCTGGTGGCCAAGATCTCCAAGACCATCATCCTGCCTGCGGCCATCCGCTACCAGGGTGAATTGGCCAAGGTCTGCGCGGACATGAAGACCGCGGGCCTCAAGCCGACCACCGGCACCCTGGAGGACGTCACCAACAAGCTGCGCGGCCTGCAGAACTCCACTGCGGAGCTGGAGAAGCTCATGGCCCAGAACAGCTTCAAGACCGTGGAAGCCGAAGCCCGCTTCCGCACCGACAAGATCCTCCCGGCCATGCTCGAAGTGCGCAAATGGGCCGACGAGCTGGAAATGGTTGTGGCCGACGACCTCTGGTCCCTGCCCAGCTACCAGGAAATGCTGTTCATCAAGTAG